From Amycolatopsis sp. YIM 10, the proteins below share one genomic window:
- a CDS encoding acetyl-CoA C-acetyltransferase translates to MATKKAPQVRRVAIVGGNRIPFARSNGPYARASNQDMLTAALDGLVSRFSLQGERIGEVAAGAVLKHARDFNLARECVLGSKLSPETPATDLQMACGTGLQAIVTVANKIALGQIDSAIAGGVDTTSDAPLAVNDDLRQILVQLNAAKTVGERLKLAAKIRPGHIVPEIPRNAEPRTGLSMGEHAALTAKVWDISRADQDELAAASHRNLAAAYDRGFFDDLLTPFLKLSKDQNLRPDSSVEKLAKLKPTFGGPEGTMTAGNSTPLTDGASTVLLATEAWAKARKLPVLAYLTFSQTAAVDYVHGDEGLLMAPAYAVPRMLEQAGLTLQDFDFYEIHEAFASQVLATLKAWEDPAFAKEKLGLDTPLGSIDRSKLNVNGSSLAAGHPFAATGGRIVATLAKLLAEKGSGRGLISVCAAGGQGITAILER, encoded by the coding sequence ATGGCCACGAAGAAGGCACCGCAGGTCCGCAGGGTCGCCATCGTGGGCGGCAACCGGATCCCGTTCGCGCGGTCGAACGGCCCGTACGCGCGGGCCTCGAACCAGGACATGCTGACCGCGGCGCTGGACGGCCTGGTCAGCCGCTTCTCCCTGCAGGGCGAGCGGATCGGCGAGGTGGCCGCGGGCGCGGTGCTCAAGCACGCCCGCGACTTCAACCTGGCCCGCGAGTGCGTGCTCGGCAGCAAGCTCTCGCCGGAGACCCCGGCCACCGACCTGCAGATGGCCTGCGGCACCGGGCTGCAGGCGATCGTCACGGTGGCGAACAAGATCGCGCTCGGGCAGATCGACTCGGCCATCGCCGGTGGCGTGGACACCACCAGCGACGCGCCGCTCGCGGTGAACGACGACCTGCGGCAGATCCTGGTCCAGCTGAACGCGGCGAAGACCGTCGGCGAGCGGCTGAAGCTGGCCGCGAAGATCCGGCCGGGGCACATCGTGCCGGAGATCCCGCGCAACGCCGAGCCGCGCACCGGCCTGTCGATGGGCGAGCACGCGGCGCTGACCGCGAAGGTCTGGGACATCTCGCGCGCCGACCAGGACGAACTCGCCGCCGCCAGCCACCGGAACCTGGCCGCCGCCTACGACCGCGGTTTCTTCGACGACCTGCTCACGCCGTTCCTGAAGCTGTCGAAGGACCAGAACCTGCGGCCGGATTCGAGCGTGGAGAAGCTGGCGAAGCTCAAGCCGACCTTCGGCGGGCCCGAAGGCACGATGACCGCGGGCAACTCGACGCCGCTCACCGACGGCGCGTCGACCGTGCTGCTGGCGACGGAGGCGTGGGCGAAAGCGCGGAAGCTGCCGGTGCTGGCGTACCTGACCTTCTCGCAGACCGCGGCGGTCGACTACGTGCACGGCGACGAGGGCCTGCTGATGGCGCCCGCGTACGCGGTGCCGCGAATGCTGGAGCAGGCGGGCCTGACCCTGCAGGACTTCGACTTCTACGAGATCCACGAGGCGTTCGCGTCGCAGGTGCTGGCCACGCTGAAGGCCTGGGAGGACCCGGCTTTCGCGAAGGAGAAGCTGGGCCTGGACACGCCGCTGGGCTCGATCGACCGGTCGAAGCTGAACGTGAACGGCTCGTCGCTGGCCGCCGGGCACCCGTTCGCCGCGACCGGTGGGCGGATCGTGGCCACGCTGGCGAAGCTGCTGGCCGAGAAGGGCTCGGGGCGCGGGCTGATCTCCGTGTGCGCGGCCGGCGGCCAGGGCATCACGGCGATCCTGGAGCGGTAA
- a CDS encoding 3-oxoacyl-ACP reductase, with the protein MADRYQQFAKSQLGRFVVPRLGLPNPYPLRRYSPGQPPLDGPALLGAAPGGRLEKAVSTQLADAGIEVVTTPAGGKHGALVFDATGITEPGRLREVYKFFQPVIRQLVPSGRVVVLGTPPEAVEGRERIAQRALEGFVRSVGKELKRGATAQLVYVAEGAEEATESTLRFLLSAKSAFVDGQVIRVGTHGKAATAPENWAKPLAGKVALVTGASRGIGAAIAEVLGRDGAHVIALDIPAQGGDLSKVANKVGGASLQLDITAADAPQKLADYLTQRHGGVDVVVHNAGITRDKTLGNLTEAHWDAVLSVNLASQLAVNDKLLADGVLNDNGRIIGVSSIAGIAGNLGQTNYATSKAGVIGMIDVGAPELAAKGGTINAVAPGFIETKMTAAVPVMIREVGRRLSSLAQGGLPVDVAETIAWYANPASGAVNGNVVRVCGQAFLGA; encoded by the coding sequence ATGGCCGACAGGTACCAGCAGTTCGCGAAGAGCCAGCTCGGGCGGTTCGTGGTGCCGCGCCTCGGTTTGCCCAATCCCTACCCGTTGCGCCGCTACTCGCCCGGTCAGCCGCCGCTCGACGGCCCGGCACTGCTCGGCGCCGCCCCGGGTGGACGGCTGGAAAAGGCCGTGTCCACCCAGCTCGCCGACGCGGGCATCGAGGTGGTCACCACACCGGCCGGGGGCAAGCACGGCGCGCTGGTCTTCGACGCCACCGGCATCACCGAGCCGGGCCGCCTGCGCGAGGTCTACAAGTTCTTCCAGCCGGTGATCCGGCAGCTCGTGCCGTCCGGCCGGGTGGTTGTGCTCGGCACGCCGCCGGAAGCGGTCGAGGGCCGCGAACGCATCGCGCAGCGCGCGCTCGAAGGCTTCGTCCGTTCGGTCGGCAAGGAGCTCAAGCGCGGCGCCACCGCGCAGCTGGTCTACGTGGCCGAGGGTGCCGAGGAGGCGACGGAGTCGACGCTGCGCTTCCTGCTCTCGGCGAAGTCCGCCTTCGTCGACGGCCAGGTGATCCGCGTCGGCACCCACGGCAAGGCCGCCACCGCTCCGGAGAACTGGGCGAAACCGCTGGCGGGCAAGGTCGCGCTGGTCACCGGGGCGTCCAGGGGCATCGGCGCGGCGATCGCCGAGGTGCTCGGCCGCGACGGTGCCCACGTGATCGCGCTCGACATCCCGGCGCAGGGCGGCGACCTGTCCAAGGTGGCCAACAAGGTCGGCGGGGCTTCGCTCCAGCTCGACATCACCGCCGCCGACGCGCCCCAGAAGCTCGCCGACTACCTCACGCAGCGGCACGGCGGCGTCGACGTCGTGGTGCACAACGCCGGCATCACCCGCGACAAGACGCTCGGCAACCTGACCGAGGCCCACTGGGACGCGGTGCTCTCGGTGAACCTCGCCTCGCAGCTCGCGGTCAACGACAAGCTGCTCGCCGACGGGGTGCTCAACGACAACGGCCGCATCATCGGCGTCTCCTCGATCGCGGGCATCGCCGGGAACCTCGGCCAGACCAACTACGCCACCAGCAAGGCCGGCGTGATCGGCATGATCGACGTCGGCGCGCCGGAGCTGGCGGCCAAGGGCGGCACGATCAACGCCGTCGCGCCCGGTTTCATCGAGACCAAGATGACCGCGGCGGTGCCGGTGATGATCCGCGAGGTCGGGCGGCGGCTGTCCAGCCTGGCCCAGGGCGGGCTGCCGGTGGATGTCGCCGAAACCATCGCCTGGTACGCGAACCCGGCTTCGGGCGCGGTCAACGGCAACGTCGTGCGTGTGTGCGGCCAGGCCTTCCTGGGAGCTTGA
- a CDS encoding MaoC/PaaZ C-terminal domain-containing protein has protein sequence MVTKELSAAPSLGTLYPKALLGGLRPGPSGGGLPDTEFVRTGVTVDPAHLAAYNRVCGFRFGDELPATYPHILAFGLQMALMTEPDFPFPLLGMVHVANRITQHRPVLLGERLTVRVRAENLRPHEKGQQFDVVSTVNTSESTEDAPVWTDVSTYLRRGGGEGGKGSGERLAPPSPSALWRVPADIGRRYAEVSGDRNPIHLHPLTAKAFGFPAAIAHGMWTKAHSLAAFEGRLPEAFTVDVKFKLPVLLPGKVAFTSWATGDGWAFELWGAKKPKPHLTGSIAAL, from the coding sequence ATGGTCACCAAGGAACTGAGCGCGGCACCGAGCCTCGGCACGCTGTACCCGAAGGCGCTGCTCGGCGGGCTGCGGCCCGGCCCGTCCGGCGGCGGCTTGCCGGACACCGAGTTCGTGCGCACGGGCGTCACCGTCGATCCGGCGCACCTGGCCGCCTACAACCGCGTCTGCGGGTTCCGCTTCGGCGACGAGCTGCCCGCGACCTATCCGCACATCCTCGCCTTCGGCCTGCAGATGGCGCTGATGACCGAGCCGGACTTCCCGTTCCCGTTGCTGGGCATGGTGCACGTGGCGAACCGGATCACCCAGCACCGCCCGGTGCTGCTCGGCGAACGGCTCACCGTGCGCGTGCGTGCGGAGAACCTGCGGCCGCACGAGAAGGGTCAGCAGTTCGATGTGGTGAGCACGGTGAATACGTCGGAGTCCACTGAGGACGCTCCGGTGTGGACGGACGTGAGCACCTACCTGCGCCGCGGTGGCGGCGAGGGCGGCAAGGGTTCGGGCGAGCGGCTCGCGCCGCCGTCACCGAGCGCGCTGTGGCGGGTGCCCGCCGACATCGGCCGCCGGTACGCCGAGGTCTCCGGCGACCGCAACCCGATCCACCTGCACCCGCTGACCGCGAAGGCGTTCGGCTTCCCGGCCGCGATCGCCCACGGCATGTGGACAAAGGCACACAGCCTGGCCGCCTTCGAGGGCAGGCTGCCGGAGGCGTTCACCGTGGACGTGAAGTTCAAGCTGCCCGTGCTGCTGCCCGGCAAGGTCGCCTTCACCAGCTGGGCGACCGGCGACGGCTGGGCGTTCGAGCTGTGGGGCGCGAAGAAGCCGAAGCCGCACCTCACGGGTTCGATCGCCGCTCTTTAG